A portion of the Cellulophaga algicola DSM 14237 genome contains these proteins:
- a CDS encoding ABC transporter permease — translation MALTLKQQLSSPGGMLKFLIKYNTIFIFLILVLFSALISDVFFTSVNLSNLLKQVSGIGIISIGMLIVILTGGIDLSVGSMVALLAVAFAILVNIFALPIAILMTIVIGFGLGSVAGYLVAYQKMAPFIATLALMTIARGMGFIYSKGSPVTFKTYGGLFMSDFANNSFLGIPNIAIVFFIIVAGAFVMLRYNVFGRIVIAIGSNEEASRLSGIKVNKYKFLVYAISGSLAAISAIIVASRTNLGSPNMGMAWELDAIAAVVIGGASLNGGRGSAINTLMGVLILGLISNILNLLNVPSYPQQVVKGGIIIFAVLLQRFENK, via the coding sequence ATGGCTTTAACTTTAAAACAACAACTTAGTAGTCCAGGCGGAATGCTTAAGTTTTTAATAAAATACAATACCATATTTATTTTCTTAATTCTGGTATTGTTCTCAGCACTTATTTCAGATGTGTTTTTTACATCAGTAAATTTAAGCAACCTTCTAAAACAGGTTTCAGGTATTGGTATTATTAGTATAGGTATGTTAATTGTAATTCTCACAGGGGGTATAGATTTGTCTGTGGGTTCTATGGTTGCGCTATTAGCTGTAGCATTTGCAATTCTGGTAAATATTTTTGCTTTACCAATAGCAATCTTAATGACTATTGTAATTGGTTTTGGCTTAGGGAGTGTGGCTGGTTATTTGGTAGCTTATCAAAAAATGGCGCCCTTTATAGCAACATTGGCATTAATGACTATAGCGCGGGGAATGGGTTTTATATACTCCAAAGGTTCTCCGGTAACCTTCAAGACATATGGTGGTTTGTTTATGTCAGATTTTGCAAATAATTCTTTTTTAGGTATTCCTAATATCGCAATCGTATTTTTTATAATCGTAGCAGGAGCTTTTGTAATGTTACGGTATAATGTTTTTGGGAGAATAGTAATTGCGATTGGTAGTAATGAAGAAGCATCTCGTTTGTCGGGAATCAAAGTTAATAAATATAAGTTTTTAGTGTATGCTATCTCTGGATCTTTAGCGGCAATTTCTGCTATAATTGTGGCTTCTAGAACAAACTTAGGATCTCCTAATATGGGAATGGCTTGGGAACTTGATGCTATTGCTGCAGTAGTTATTGGTGGTGCAAGCTTAAATGGGGGTAGAGGTTCTGCAATTAATACCTTAATGGGGGTATTGATTTTAGGGTTGATAAGTAATATTCTAAACCTTTTAAATGTACCCTCGTACCCACAACAAGTTGTAAAAGGCGGAATTATCATTTTTGCTGTTTTGTTACAGCGATTTGAAAACAAATAA
- a CDS encoding mannitol dehydrogenase family protein — MESMKLNAQNLSKFEGKVAVPTYDRSLVKTGIVHVGIGGFHRAHEALYTDQLLHQKGNEAWGICGVALLDFDQKIYNTLKDQDGLYTLIVKELDGSLTKRIIGSIVEYLFAPENPAVVIEKMASLDTKIVTLTITEGGYNYNEATKQFDFSNPLVQHDLAYPLKPKTIFGYLTQALKLRKERGQKGIALQSCDNVQGNGHMLQNMLMSFVEKAAPSLLEWIQKEVSFPNSMVDRITPATSQIDIINLKEDSGIDDQWPVVCEPFKQWVIEDHFVAGRPAWEKVGAQFVSDVVPYEKMKLSLLNAGHSVLGILGALKGYATIDEVVGDDGINNFLKFYMDHEVTPILGDLEGVDLEKYKESLLQRFGNIYIKDQIDRICSETSAKLPIFVLPTVNAQLNENGPVQFAAFVIAAWAIYSLGVDENGKSLIIKDALADVLNKKAIEAKSDPKQFLSIESVFGDLKKSETFVAAYSKSYHDILKYGIEKCVVDLNDKMLNKI, encoded by the coding sequence ATGGAAAGTATGAAGTTGAATGCTCAAAATTTGAGCAAGTTTGAAGGTAAGGTTGCTGTTCCTACTTATGATAGGTCTTTGGTAAAGACGGGAATTGTTCATGTAGGAATAGGTGGGTTTCATAGAGCCCATGAAGCCTTGTACACAGATCAATTATTGCATCAAAAAGGGAATGAAGCTTGGGGTATTTGTGGAGTAGCACTTTTAGATTTTGATCAGAAAATATACAATACGCTTAAAGATCAAGATGGACTTTATACGCTCATTGTAAAAGAATTAGATGGCTCGCTAACAAAAAGAATCATCGGTTCTATCGTAGAATATTTATTTGCACCAGAAAACCCTGCTGTTGTAATAGAGAAAATGGCGAGCTTAGATACCAAGATTGTAACACTAACAATAACAGAAGGTGGTTATAATTATAATGAAGCTACAAAGCAATTTGATTTTTCAAACCCATTAGTGCAGCATGATTTAGCATATCCTTTAAAACCAAAAACAATTTTTGGATACCTTACACAAGCCTTAAAACTTCGTAAAGAAAGAGGGCAAAAAGGAATAGCATTACAATCGTGTGATAATGTTCAGGGAAACGGACATATGTTGCAAAATATGCTGATGAGTTTTGTGGAGAAAGCAGCGCCTAGTTTACTAGAGTGGATTCAGAAAGAAGTATCTTTTCCTAATAGTATGGTCGATAGGATTACTCCTGCAACAAGCCAAATAGACATCATTAATTTAAAGGAAGACTCGGGTATTGATGATCAATGGCCTGTTGTCTGTGAGCCTTTTAAGCAATGGGTTATTGAGGATCATTTCGTAGCAGGTAGACCAGCATGGGAAAAGGTAGGTGCTCAATTCGTTTCGGATGTTGTGCCTTATGAAAAAATGAAGTTGAGTTTATTAAATGCAGGCCATTCTGTCTTAGGTATTTTAGGGGCTTTAAAAGGATATGCTACCATAGATGAAGTGGTTGGTGACGATGGAATAAATAATTTCCTGAAATTCTATATGGATCATGAAGTGACACCAATTCTAGGAGATTTAGAAGGTGTAGACTTAGAGAAGTATAAGGAGTCATTGCTTCAGCGTTTTGGAAATATTTATATAAAAGATCAAATAGATAGAATTTGCTCAGAAACGTCTGCAAAACTTCCAATCTTTGTGTTGCCTACGGTAAATGCGCAACTTAATGAAAACGGCCCTGTTCAGTTTGCAGCGTTTGTTATTGCTGCATGGGCAATTTATTCTTTAGGTGTAGATGAAAATGGAAAATCGTTGATTATTAAAGATGCTTTAGCTGATGTTTTAAATAAAAAAGCAATAGAAGCTAAAAGTGATCCCAAACAATTCTTATCAATCGAATCGGTCTTTGGGGATTTAAAAAAATCGGAAACATTTGTAGCTGCTTATAGTAAGTCATATCATGATATTTTAAAGTATGGTATAGAAAAGTGTGTGGTAGATTTGAATGATAAGATGCTAAATAAAATATAA
- a CDS encoding carbohydrate kinase family protein — MSDITCFGEVLWDEFPEHKKIGGAPLNVGIRLNYFENNVSVISRIGADEDGRGIYEYIKQNGINTDGLQVDDKLKTGTVKVVLDSKGSASYDIMYPRAWDHIELSSTAVKTVKASDAFIYGSLIARTEMSKETLYELLKIASYKIFDVNLRAPYYAKDVLLYLMNQADFIKFNDDEIYEISKMFGSKTIGLEHTIQFMAKKTGTNAICVTKGKHGAVLYIDGVFYHNCGYHIDVVDTVGAGDSFLAGLTNMLLKRAQPQDAIDFACAIGALVASKAGANPEINQKEIELMMTS, encoded by the coding sequence ATGAGTGATATTACTTGTTTCGGAGAAGTACTTTGGGATGAATTTCCAGAGCATAAAAAAATAGGAGGAGCTCCATTAAATGTAGGTATTCGTTTAAATTATTTTGAGAATAACGTATCGGTTATAAGTAGAATTGGTGCAGATGAAGATGGTAGAGGTATTTATGAGTACATCAAACAAAACGGAATTAATACAGATGGTCTACAGGTTGATGATAAATTAAAAACAGGAACTGTTAAAGTGGTTTTGGATTCAAAAGGTTCTGCTTCTTATGATATAATGTATCCTAGAGCTTGGGATCATATAGAACTGTCTTCAACTGCCGTAAAAACAGTAAAAGCTTCGGATGCTTTTATCTATGGTAGTTTAATAGCGAGAACAGAAATGTCAAAAGAAACACTTTATGAGTTGTTGAAAATTGCTTCTTATAAAATATTTGATGTCAACTTAAGAGCTCCGTATTATGCTAAAGATGTTTTACTTTACTTAATGAATCAGGCAGATTTTATTAAGTTCAATGATGATGAAATTTATGAGATAAGTAAAATGTTTGGTTCTAAAACAATTGGGTTAGAACATACGATACAATTTATGGCTAAAAAAACAGGAACAAATGCAATTTGTGTTACTAAAGGTAAGCATGGAGCTGTCCTATATATAGACGGTGTTTTTTATCATAATTGCGGTTATCATATAGATGTGGTAGATACTGTGGGTGCTGGAGATTCTTTTTTGGCAGGATTGACGAATATGTTGTTAAAAAGGGCACAACCGCAAGATGCAATTGATTTTGCTTGTGCCATTGGCGCACTAGTGGCAAGTAAAGCGGGTGCTAATCCTGAAATAAATCAAAAAGAAATTGAACTAATGATGACTTCGTAG
- a CDS encoding mannitol dehydrogenase family protein, giving the protein MSNLLYLNTENTHSLSKDILKPKIDRDKIKTGIAHIGLSNFHRAHQAYYIHELIEKHDELNFGICGIDLLESDRKIYNILKDQDGLYTLVIKNADGTQEYKIIASIIEYFYGPENPLAAIERLARPDIKIISLTIAEDGYHLNETTGEFNLTHPKVKEDTISKFNPKTVFGYLTQAFMLRKHRGLPGCTILSCDNIKANGATIKKSFYTYVEKTEPSLLPWLKKNTSFPNSMVDRITTVTTTKDIELLKETYNIHDQWPVVCEPFSKWIIEDDFIAGRPDWDKVGIEFVQDIEPYENTKLRILNAGHSILGILGTLNGYKYVHEVANDEHFIFFLESFIKTEVNPNFQNIDQHNLKAYTKEVIERFKNTHINDSLSRICKESSSKIPIFVFPTLKDQITNHQSIEYGTFVIAAWCKYYDGIDDFGHSFDIQDSLSNQLIRTAALSHQNPQLFLEKNAFFKDLVTHDLFQERFKYYLSKLRSTPIKECLVLMNKKML; this is encoded by the coding sequence ATGTCAAATTTGCTCTATTTAAATACTGAAAACACTCATTCCCTATCTAAAGATATCCTTAAACCAAAAATAGATCGTGATAAAATAAAGACTGGTATTGCACATATTGGATTATCTAATTTTCATCGTGCCCACCAAGCTTACTACATCCATGAACTTATAGAAAAACATGATGAATTAAATTTTGGAATTTGTGGTATTGACTTATTAGAGTCTGACAGGAAAATATACAATATACTTAAGGATCAAGATGGCCTGTATACTTTAGTTATAAAAAATGCTGATGGCACTCAAGAATATAAAATTATAGCTTCTATTATAGAATACTTCTACGGTCCAGAAAATCCTTTAGCAGCAATTGAACGATTAGCAAGGCCAGATATTAAAATAATTTCGCTCACCATTGCAGAAGACGGTTATCATTTAAATGAAACAACAGGAGAATTTAACCTAACACATCCTAAAGTTAAAGAAGATACCATAAGTAAGTTTAATCCTAAAACAGTATTTGGCTATTTAACACAAGCTTTTATGCTACGCAAACATAGAGGATTACCTGGTTGTACTATTTTGAGCTGCGACAATATAAAAGCTAACGGAGCTACTATAAAAAAATCTTTCTATACTTATGTAGAAAAAACGGAGCCTTCGTTATTACCATGGTTAAAGAAAAATACTAGCTTCCCTAATTCTATGGTAGACAGAATTACAACTGTAACTACCACTAAAGACATAGAACTACTTAAGGAAACCTATAATATTCATGATCAATGGCCCGTAGTTTGCGAACCTTTTAGCAAATGGATTATTGAGGATGATTTCATAGCCGGAAGACCCGATTGGGATAAAGTTGGAATAGAGTTTGTTCAAGATATTGAGCCTTATGAAAACACTAAACTTCGCATTTTAAATGCAGGACACTCTATTTTAGGAATTCTAGGAACGCTGAATGGGTACAAATACGTTCACGAAGTTGCCAATGACGAACATTTTATCTTTTTTTTAGAAAGTTTTATTAAAACCGAGGTTAATCCTAATTTTCAAAACATAGACCAACACAACCTTAAAGCCTATACCAAGGAAGTTATTGAGAGGTTTAAAAACACTCATATAAATGATAGCCTTTCTAGAATCTGCAAAGAGAGTTCGTCAAAAATTCCAATTTTTGTATTCCCTACACTTAAAGATCAAATAACGAATCATCAATCAATAGAATACGGAACATTTGTAATAGCGGCATGGTGTAAATATTATGACGGAATTGATGATTTTGGACACTCTTTTGATATTCAAGACAGCTTAAGCAATCAACTTATTAGAACTGCAGCACTTTCTCATCAAAACCCACAACTGTTTTTAGAAAAAAATGCCTTCTTTAAAGATTTAGTTACGCACGACTTATTTCAAGAACGATTTAAGTATTACCTATCCAAACTACGCTCTACCCCCATAAAAGAATGTTTGGTGTTAATGAATAAAAAAATGCTATAA
- a CDS encoding NUDIX hydrolase, producing the protein MDFRKRDNVTVDCVVFALDTNGLHVLLRNRTLNMYDDDFLEINDWVITGYYVFKSKTLEESADLIFKEITGVAHTDKIQFRTYGNPSRIESEKDLLWVRSRGVQAQTMAIGYYYALPLDVVNLKHDGFKWFKYQALPELGFDHQKIIVDAYEDLKKKIMTEPIIFNFLPVKFTLNDLQFAYESILDVKIDNRNFRKKSLGKPYIVPLNEKRKGVSKKPSKLYVFSKDVYDTVKEKDYIISV; encoded by the coding sequence ATGGATTTTAGAAAAAGAGATAATGTAACGGTAGATTGTGTCGTTTTTGCTTTAGACACAAATGGCCTTCATGTGTTGTTGCGTAATAGGACCTTAAATATGTATGATGATGATTTCCTAGAAATCAATGATTGGGTAATTACGGGGTACTATGTTTTTAAAAGCAAAACATTAGAAGAATCCGCAGATCTTATTTTTAAAGAAATAACGGGAGTTGCGCACACGGATAAAATTCAATTTAGAACCTACGGGAATCCAAGTAGAATAGAGTCAGAAAAAGATTTGCTTTGGGTTCGCAGTAGAGGGGTGCAAGCACAAACGATGGCTATAGGGTATTATTACGCTTTACCTTTAGATGTTGTTAATCTTAAGCATGATGGTTTTAAATGGTTTAAATATCAAGCATTACCAGAATTGGGCTTTGACCATCAAAAAATAATAGTTGATGCATATGAAGATTTAAAAAAGAAAATAATGACAGAGCCTATTATCTTCAATTTTCTTCCTGTAAAATTTACATTGAATGATTTACAATTTGCATATGAGTCTATATTAGATGTCAAAATTGATAATCGTAATTTTAGAAAGAAGTCTTTAGGTAAACCTTATATAGTACCCTTGAATGAGAAAAGGAAAGGAGTTTCAAAAAAACCTTCTAAACTATATGTATTCAGTAAAGATGTGTATGATACTGTTAAAGAGAAGGATTATATCATAAGTGTATGA
- a CDS encoding ISAon1 family transposase, producing the protein MNGKALQYHYKNHLSDFKDWPQKEHSQKWLLFGKNLGYYLSLDETSLSNGELYTILTNKGANGKKGSIVAIVKGTKADDVISVLNKIPVERRNIVKEVTVDMAGNMNLIAKKCFPRTEIVTDRFHVQKLASEAVQEERIRLRWEVIEIENKAIEEARKTEKTHRPEILANGDTHRQLLARSRYVLFKPKTKWTAGQIERAEILFRLYPTIEKAYKLAQALSYIYENNTNKDVARLKLAQWYNEVENSNFKSFNTIARSIQMHYKPILNYFNNRSTNASAESFNAKIKEFRTMFRGVRDVKFFLFRLTKLYA; encoded by the coding sequence ATTAATGGCAAAGCCCTACAGTATCACTACAAAAACCATCTTAGCGACTTCAAGGATTGGCCCCAAAAGGAACATTCACAAAAGTGGTTGCTCTTTGGAAAAAATTTAGGTTACTATTTAAGTTTAGATGAAACCTCTTTGTCCAACGGTGAACTCTACACGATTCTAACCAATAAAGGCGCTAACGGAAAGAAAGGTAGCATAGTGGCCATTGTCAAGGGAACCAAAGCGGATGACGTCATCAGTGTGCTTAATAAAATCCCTGTGGAAAGACGAAATATAGTCAAAGAAGTTACTGTCGATATGGCTGGAAATATGAATTTGATCGCTAAAAAATGTTTCCCCAGAACAGAGATCGTGACCGATAGATTCCATGTTCAAAAATTAGCCTCAGAAGCAGTCCAAGAAGAACGTATCCGATTAAGATGGGAAGTTATAGAAATAGAAAACAAAGCCATTGAAGAAGCTCGAAAAACAGAAAAAACACATAGACCAGAAATTCTCGCTAACGGAGATACCCATAGACAGTTGCTGGCCAGAAGTCGATATGTATTATTTAAACCAAAGACCAAATGGACTGCAGGACAAATAGAAAGAGCGGAAATATTGTTTCGACTTTACCCAACTATTGAAAAAGCCTATAAGTTGGCCCAAGCATTAAGCTATATCTATGAAAATAATACGAATAAGGATGTAGCAAGACTAAAATTGGCACAGTGGTATAACGAAGTAGAAAACTCAAATTTTAAGTCGTTCAACACCATTGCAAGGTCTATACAAATGCATTACAAACCAATTTTGAACTATTTTAATAACAGGAGCACCAATGCTTCCGCGGAATCCTTTAATGCTAAAATTAAAGAGTTCAGGACGATGTTTAGAGGCGTAAGAGATGTTAAGTTTTTCTTGTTTAGACTAACAAAATTATATGCCTAA
- a CDS encoding ISAon1 family transposase N-terminal region protein — translation MDIELVRYLLPEGVLDYFEIVSHQSSEGKVHFYLEEKNVLPKEHQTELAHSKGFLPEITVEDFPLRGKSVLLHIKRRRWTLMDTGKIIKRDWGLIAKGTRITSEFASFLKGIA, via the coding sequence TTGGATATAGAATTAGTGCGGTATTTGTTGCCGGAAGGCGTATTGGATTACTTTGAAATTGTAAGCCATCAATCATCAGAAGGTAAGGTTCATTTTTACTTAGAAGAAAAGAACGTGCTACCCAAAGAGCACCAAACAGAATTAGCCCATTCCAAAGGCTTCTTACCGGAGATAACAGTTGAGGACTTCCCTCTAAGAGGTAAATCGGTACTGCTCCATATAAAGCGTAGGCGCTGGACTCTTATGGATACGGGAAAAATTATAAAAAGAGATTGGGGTTTAATAGCAAAAGGCACTCGGATAACCAGCGAATTTGCCTCTTTTTTAAAAGGTATCGCTTGA
- the trhA gene encoding PAQR family membrane homeostasis protein TrhA, with product MDEISNYKKEELLNTISHGIGVVLGLVGFFLLLDKNSNKSDYAILAISIYSFSILLLYTASTLYHAVALPNLKKKLRVIDHISIYFLIAGTYSPVALITLVNGNGWTLFAVVWSIALLGTILKLFFTGRFELISLLLYLVMGWLIVFDFQNLVDATSPLGINLLMIGGGFYTIGILFYAIRKIPYNHAIWHLFVLGGSISHWLFIYLDVI from the coding sequence ATGGACGAAATTTCAAATTATAAGAAAGAAGAACTACTCAATACAATTTCTCATGGAATAGGAGTAGTGCTAGGCCTAGTTGGTTTTTTCTTACTTCTTGATAAAAACAGCAATAAAAGTGATTATGCTATATTAGCAATTAGCATCTATTCCTTTTCTATATTGCTTTTATATACTGCTTCAACATTATACCATGCTGTGGCGTTACCTAATTTAAAAAAGAAATTGAGAGTAATAGATCATATAAGTATCTATTTTCTTATTGCGGGTACGTATTCTCCAGTAGCGCTTATTACTTTAGTGAATGGTAATGGTTGGACCTTATTCGCGGTGGTATGGAGTATAGCTTTGTTAGGAACAATACTGAAGTTGTTTTTTACAGGTAGGTTTGAGCTTATATCATTGCTACTGTATTTAGTGATGGGGTGGTTAATTGTATTCGATTTTCAGAACCTAGTAGATGCTACTAGTCCTTTAGGAATAAATTTATTAATGATTGGTGGAGGGTTTTATACCATAGGGATATTATTTTACGCGATACGAAAAATCCCTTATAATCATGCTATATGGCACTTATTTGTTTTAGGAGGTAGTATCAGTCATTGGTTATTTATCTATCTGGATGTAATTTAA
- a CDS encoding DUF4268 domain-containing protein, whose translation MFSKSESKKLREDFWISFGKSYPTKWILYHTKIKDFSFKFHFDTTHAMVSLDIENKNLEKRIALWEKIISLKSVLLENYISELQFEEYTFLENHTEISRIYINLEHVSIHNKNTWQQTMLFFNENMHKFEEFFRDFETVFSD comes from the coding sequence ATGTTTAGTAAGAGTGAATCAAAAAAATTAAGGGAAGATTTCTGGATTTCCTTCGGAAAATCTTACCCCACTAAATGGATATTGTATCATACAAAAATTAAAGACTTTTCTTTTAAATTTCACTTTGATACCACTCATGCGATGGTTTCTTTAGATATTGAAAATAAAAATTTAGAGAAGAGAATAGCTTTATGGGAAAAGATTATTTCCCTAAAATCCGTACTCTTAGAAAATTATATTTCGGAACTACAGTTTGAAGAATATACTTTTTTAGAAAATCATACAGAAATATCTAGAATATATATTAATTTGGAACATGTATCTATCCATAATAAAAACACTTGGCAACAAACTATGCTATTCTTCAATGAAAATATGCATAAGTTTGAAGAGTTTTTTAGAGATTTTGAAACTGTTTTTTCTGATTAA
- a CDS encoding ZIP family metal transporter, whose product MTYILPILAVLLSFLFVYLIKPKKKEGIKLLLAFSGAFLLALTVFELLPEIYEGTDQKKVGVFIMLGILLQIFLEFFSKGAEHGHMHMDSSKTEFPWLLFISLSVHSLLEGVPIGDHHSMLYAILVHKIPIAIILSIFLIGSKIKLTSALFFITLFSIMTPLGTYLAKNIAILSSVKHELNAVAIGVFLHISTVILFESSEGHKFNLSKLLVISIGIIIAYFL is encoded by the coding sequence ATGACCTATATATTACCAATTTTAGCAGTATTGCTAAGCTTTTTATTTGTTTACTTAATTAAACCTAAGAAAAAAGAAGGCATAAAATTATTGTTAGCATTTAGTGGTGCTTTTCTATTAGCATTAACTGTTTTTGAACTTTTACCTGAAATATATGAAGGTACAGATCAAAAAAAAGTAGGTGTATTTATAATGCTCGGCATCTTACTCCAAATTTTTTTAGAATTCTTTTCTAAAGGTGCAGAACATGGCCATATGCATATGGATAGTTCTAAAACTGAATTCCCTTGGTTATTATTCATTAGTTTATCTGTACACTCTCTTTTAGAAGGTGTACCCATAGGAGATCATCATTCTATGTTATATGCTATATTGGTACATAAGATTCCAATTGCTATTATCTTAAGTATCTTTTTAATTGGATCTAAAATAAAACTGACTTCTGCGCTATTTTTTATTACTCTATTTTCTATAATGACTCCTTTAGGAACCTATTTAGCAAAAAATATAGCCATTCTATCCTCCGTTAAGCACGAATTAAATGCAGTTGCTATAGGTGTATTTCTGCATATTTCTACGGTAATTTTATTTGAGAGTTCTGAAGGACATAAGTTTAACTTAAGTAAGCTGTTAGTCATTAGCATCGGTATTATAATCGCATATTTTTTATAA
- a CDS encoding THUMP domain-containing class I SAM-dependent RNA methyltransferase, protein MENYKMVAKTMFGFEGILAKELRKLGALNIEEGVRSVSFEGDMGFMYKANLCLRTAIKIIKPIHSFSVKNEEELYKKIYAFDWTEYLTPHTTFAIDTTVNSENFTHSLYVSQKVKDAIVDKFRDLDGIRPDVDIKFPDIRINIHIQKEHCNVSLDTSGRSLHQRGYKTATNIAPINEVLAAGLLLLSGWDGQSDFLDPMCGSGTILVEAAMIACNIPVNINRKEFAFEKWPDYDQELFDKIVESCLSKTREFHFKIAGYDKAPSAIRKAEDNIENANLSEYIKVGQFNFFETEKSVDSHLHILFNPPYGERLDIDMEDFYKNIGDTLKTHYAGTDAWLITSNLEALKFVGLRPSRKIKVFNSHLESRLVKYVMYEGSKKTKFQNQDS, encoded by the coding sequence ATGGAGAATTACAAAATGGTTGCCAAAACTATGTTTGGTTTTGAAGGGATATTGGCTAAAGAGCTACGAAAGCTTGGGGCTTTAAATATAGAAGAAGGTGTTCGAAGCGTTAGCTTTGAAGGCGATATGGGGTTTATGTATAAAGCTAATTTATGCTTGCGTACTGCAATAAAAATCATAAAACCAATTCATTCTTTTTCTGTTAAAAATGAAGAAGAGTTATATAAGAAAATTTATGCTTTTGATTGGACCGAATATTTAACGCCGCATACAACTTTTGCTATTGATACCACGGTTAATTCTGAAAATTTTACGCATTCACTTTATGTTTCGCAAAAAGTTAAAGATGCTATTGTAGATAAATTTAGAGATTTAGATGGCATCCGTCCAGATGTAGATATTAAGTTTCCAGATATTCGAATAAACATACATATTCAAAAAGAACATTGTAACGTTTCCTTAGATACCTCTGGAAGATCTTTACACCAACGTGGATATAAGACGGCGACTAATATTGCTCCAATAAATGAGGTCTTGGCAGCAGGGCTTTTGTTATTGAGTGGATGGGATGGCCAAAGTGATTTTTTAGATCCTATGTGTGGTAGTGGAACTATCTTAGTAGAAGCTGCGATGATTGCTTGCAATATCCCAGTTAATATAAATAGAAAAGAGTTCGCTTTTGAAAAATGGCCAGATTATGATCAAGAGTTATTTGATAAAATAGTAGAAAGTTGCTTGAGTAAAACTAGAGAATTTCACTTTAAAATTGCAGGATATGATAAAGCCCCTTCTGCAATACGAAAAGCAGAAGACAATATTGAAAATGCAAATCTATCAGAATATATAAAAGTAGGTCAGTTCAATTTTTTTGAGACGGAGAAATCTGTAGATAGTCATTTACATATATTATTTAACCCTCCTTATGGAGAGCGTTTAGATATAGATATGGAAGATTTTTATAAAAATATTGGAGATACCTTAAAGACACATTACGCAGGTACAGATGCATGGTTAATTACCTCTAATTTAGAAGCTTTAAAATTTGTGGGCCTAAGACCTTCTCGTAAGATTAAAGTCTTTAATAGTCATTTAGAATCAAGATTAGTGAAGTATGTAATGTACGAAGGAAGCAAGAAAACAAAGTTTCAAAATCAAGATTCTTAA
- a CDS encoding DUF6048 family protein: protein MLKYIISLSFIFVSLLGWSQSKPIDLQPKDTVQKTDRYGLRVGIDLSKILMSTLDDDYTGIELVGDFRIKPNLYLAAELGNEKKTKQEDLYNFTTSGSYVKLGVDYNTYENWFGMNNLIHLGGRYAFSSFSQTINDYQFFSTSRYFNEDSFALGSQNIGEYSSLNASWIEAVLGLKVELFSNIYLGASVRLGLLITDKEPDKDASDGFQNLWIPGFNKVTDNSRFGSSFNYSITYFIPLYKKKKEVRKKYVDESGGQQPPPPPPRN from the coding sequence ATGTTAAAATATATCATTAGTCTTAGTTTTATTTTTGTTTCCCTTTTGGGATGGTCACAATCTAAGCCTATAGATCTACAACCAAAAGATACGGTACAGAAAACCGATAGATATGGTTTACGTGTTGGTATAGATTTGAGTAAGATTTTAATGTCTACACTTGATGATGACTATACGGGTATAGAATTAGTAGGAGATTTTAGAATTAAACCTAATTTGTACTTAGCAGCAGAATTAGGGAATGAAAAGAAAACAAAACAAGAAGATTTGTATAATTTCACTACCTCTGGGAGCTATGTAAAACTAGGAGTAGATTATAATACTTACGAGAATTGGTTCGGGATGAATAATTTAATTCACCTTGGTGGTCGTTATGCTTTTAGCAGTTTTAGCCAAACCATAAATGACTATCAATTTTTTAGTACAAGCCGTTATTTTAATGAAGACAGCTTTGCTTTAGGATCACAAAATATTGGCGAATACTCATCCCTCAACGCCTCTTGGATAGAAGCTGTACTAGGATTGAAGGTTGAGCTATTTTCCAATATCTATTTAGGAGCTAGTGTACGCTTAGGTCTATTAATAACCGATAAAGAACCTGATAAAGATGCTTCAGATGGTTTCCAAAATTTATGGATTCCTGGATTTAACAAAGTAACAGACAACAGTCGCTTCGGTAGTAGCTTCAACTATTCTATTACCTACTTTATTCCCCTTTATAAAAAGAAAAAAGAGGTACGTAAAAAATATGTAGATGAAAGTGGCGGCCAACAACCCCCACCTCCACCGCCAAGAAATTAG